CCCTCCGGCGGCCAGGTCCCGGCGCGGGTCGACCCCAGCCAACCCGGTGCGCCGGTGCATCCTGGCGAGTTCCCGACCAAGCCCACGTACTCGACCGCGCACCCGGTGTTGCACGACAGCTCGGGCGACGCGCTCATCGAGACGGCACCGGCCCGCTGGCAGAGCGACCCCGTCGTCGACATCGTCCACCTCGACGTCACCGCCGACGACGAGGCGGTCACCGTCGAGGTGCGGCTGGCCGACCTGGCCGCCTCCCCCTTGTCGTCGTTCACCCGTGGACGTCCGACGTCGCACGACTACGAGGTGAGCCTGCGGCGGGAAAAGGACAGCTTCCGGTTCCGCCTGTACCGCGAGGCGTCCGGCCGCACCACCGTGGCCGCCGCCTTCTGGTCCAACCACGCCGACATGGGCCTCGTCGACACCGCGGGCAGCACCTACTTCGAAGGCGTCGTCGGCGACGTCGACGTGGCCCGTGACACCGTGCGCTTCGTCGCCCCGTACCGAGTGCTCAACCAGGCCGTCGCCACCCACGCCGAGGTCCATCCCGGTGCCCACCCCCCGGTGGGCCGGGGCACGGCCGTCGTGCCCTCGGCGTTCACCACAGCGCGTTATTCGGGCGCCTACGACGACGGTCCCGACCAGGTCCAGAGCACCGATCAAACCTTCGTCTACCGGTTGGGCGACTGACGCTGAGAAGATGCGGTCGATGGACCGCTTCGAGGTGCGCGACATCGTCGTCGAAGGCGACAGCGGTCCCCTGCTCCGGGGCTTCGGCGCGCAGGTCCCGGCCGACGGGCTGACCGCCGTCGTGGGGCCGTCAGGGGCAGGCAAGTCGACCCTGCTGCGGCTGCTCAACCGCCTCGACGACCCCGACGAAGGCGTCGTGTTGTTCGAAGGACGCGACGTGCGCGACTACGACGTGCTGTCGTTGCGACGCCGAGTGCAACTGGTGGGCCAGGTGCCGGTGACGTTCCCGGGGACGGTGGCCGACAACGTGGGCGACGTTTCGTTGTTGGCCCGAGTGGGCCTCGACCCCGACCTGGCCGGGCGGGAGGCCGACCGGCTGTCGGTGGGCGAAGCCCAGCGCATGGCGCTGGCCCGGTCACTGGCCCGCAAGCCCGAGGTCTTGTTGCTCGACGAGCCCACCTCCGCCCTCGACCCAGCGTCGAAGGCGGGCGTGGAACGGCTGGTGCGCTCGCTGGCCGACGACGGGCTCACGGTGGTCATGGTCACCCACGACCCTCGACATGCCACCGACCTGGCCGACCATGTCGTGGAAGTGGGAAGGCCGTGACCGACCTGTCGGCGGCCATCGGCTTTCCCGAGGTGGCGCTGTCGCTGTTCCTGGTGGCCGTCGGCCTCGTCGTGTCGCGCCTGCGCCGGGTGGGGCTGGAGGGCGACATCGCCGTGGCAACGGTGCGTTCGTTCGCCCAACTGCTGGCCGTGGGCTACGTGCTCGAGTTCATCTTCGACGGCCACGGCGGGCTCACGCTCGTGGCCTTGGCGGTGATGGTGGCCACGGCCACGTGGACCACCGGCAACCGGGCCAAGGGCGTGCCCGGCGCCCGGGTGGTGGCCGCCGTCAGCATCGGCACCGCGGTGGGCGCCACCCTCGGACTGCTCACCTTGCTCGACGTGGTGCCCGCCGTCGCCCGAGCCGTGGTGCCCCTGGGCTCGATGGTGCTGTCGAACGCCATGGTCACCTCGTCGCTGGTGATGACGAGCCTGCGCGACGGGCTGGCATCGCAGCGCCGCGAGGTCGAGGCGCGGCTGTCGCTGGGCCACACGGCGCGGGAGGCGGCCCTGCCGTGGATGCGCAGTGCCCTGCGCAGCGGCATGCTCCCGATCGTCGACAACACCAAGGTCGTCGGGCTGGTGGCGTTGCCCGGGGCCATGACCGGCATGATCCTGGCGGGGGCCTCGCCGCTCGACGCCATCCGGTTGCAGTTGGTGGTGATGTACCTACTGCTCGGCGGCAACGCCTTCGCTGCGTTGGTGGCGGGCGAG
The nucleotide sequence above comes from Acidimicrobiales bacterium. Encoded proteins:
- a CDS encoding ATP-binding cassette domain-containing protein gives rise to the protein MDRFEVRDIVVEGDSGPLLRGFGAQVPADGLTAVVGPSGAGKSTLLRLLNRLDDPDEGVVLFEGRDVRDYDVLSLRRRVQLVGQVPVTFPGTVADNVGDVSLLARVGLDPDLAGREADRLSVGEAQRMALARSLARKPEVLLLDEPTSALDPASKAGVERLVRSLADDGLTVVMVTHDPRHATDLADHVVEVGRP
- the fetB gene encoding iron export ABC transporter permease subunit FetB, producing MTDLSAAIGFPEVALSLFLVAVGLVVSRLRRVGLEGDIAVATVRSFAQLLAVGYVLEFIFDGHGGLTLVALAVMVATATWTTGNRAKGVPGARVVAAVSIGTAVGATLGLLTLLDVVPAVARAVVPLGSMVLSNAMVTSSLVMTSLRDGLASQRREVEARLSLGHTAREAALPWMRSALRSGMLPIVDNTKVVGLVALPGAMTGMILAGASPLDAIRLQLVVMYLLLGGNAFAALVAGELSVRRLFTPHHQLIRSLRRPAP